Proteins encoded together in one Planctopirus ephydatiae window:
- a CDS encoding SpoVG family protein translates to MEITEIRIKLMDDPSERLQAFCSITLDGCFVIRDLKIIQGTRGSFVAMPSRKLMDRCPRCSCKNHLRARFCNDCGCELHEERAGKADDGRAKLYADIAHPINSECRERIQANVIVAYSLELEKAKLPGYVCTYDDFGEENYATSVEEITYTPMVPHSATTSTATATSSTATTSRPRHTFVNRVAQLEEEGFGSGLV, encoded by the coding sequence ATGGAAATTACCGAGATTCGCATCAAGCTCATGGATGATCCCAGCGAGCGGTTGCAGGCCTTTTGTTCGATCACGCTTGATGGATGTTTTGTCATTCGTGATCTGAAAATCATTCAAGGGACACGCGGCTCTTTTGTCGCCATGCCCAGCCGCAAACTCATGGATCGCTGCCCCAGATGCTCATGTAAAAATCATTTAAGAGCACGATTCTGCAACGATTGCGGTTGTGAACTTCACGAAGAACGTGCCGGTAAAGCTGATGATGGCCGCGCCAAGCTCTATGCCGATATCGCCCATCCCATCAACTCTGAATGCCGCGAACGCATTCAAGCGAACGTGATTGTGGCCTACTCGCTGGAGTTGGAGAAAGCCAAACTCCCCGGCTACGTCTGCACTTACGACGACTTTGGCGAAGAAAACTACGCTACCAGTGTCGAAGAAATTACCTACACTCCGATGGTTCCCCACTCGGCAACCACATCAACTGCAACAGCCACCTCTTCAACAGCCACCACCAGTCGACCACGTCATACTTTCGTTAATCGAGTTGCTCAACTTGAAGAAGAGGGCTTTGGCTCCGGTCTGGTCTGA
- the argB gene encoding acetylglutamate kinase, giving the protein MQTAIRKADVLLEALGWIRQFRDRHVVIKLGGSALEETAAIRQFLTDVIFMETVGARPILIHGGGKAINAAMSTAGITPRWVQGRRYTDEQTLEIVTKTLAGEICGSLVEEIERQGGDAVGFSYLTVNVLKGKQLFLPNPGGEPIDLGRVGEVIDIDRDVLLTACRGGRIPVLPSVALDEQGDRLNVNADTAAAAVARLIQADKLMFLSDVPGIFLDRKDPSTLQSHLTAARCRELIADGTIDAGMVPKVEAALEALAAGVKKVHIIDARIPHSVLLEIYSNRGIGTEIVP; this is encoded by the coding sequence ATGCAGACCGCGATCCGTAAAGCAGATGTGCTGTTGGAAGCGCTCGGCTGGATTCGCCAGTTTCGTGATCGACATGTTGTCATCAAACTGGGAGGAAGTGCTCTCGAGGAAACAGCCGCCATTCGTCAGTTTCTCACCGATGTGATTTTTATGGAGACCGTGGGGGCACGCCCGATTCTGATCCACGGTGGCGGAAAGGCGATTAACGCTGCCATGTCGACAGCTGGAATTACACCTCGCTGGGTGCAGGGCCGTCGTTACACGGATGAGCAGACGCTGGAGATCGTCACAAAAACTTTGGCAGGCGAAATTTGTGGCTCGCTGGTTGAAGAGATCGAGCGGCAAGGTGGTGATGCCGTTGGATTCAGTTATCTCACGGTGAATGTGCTCAAAGGAAAGCAACTTTTTCTACCGAACCCTGGTGGAGAACCGATTGACCTGGGGCGCGTGGGTGAAGTGATAGATATTGACCGCGATGTCCTGCTGACAGCGTGCCGCGGGGGACGGATTCCTGTCCTTCCTTCGGTGGCACTGGATGAACAGGGCGATCGACTGAATGTAAATGCCGATACGGCGGCAGCGGCTGTAGCCCGTTTGATTCAGGCTGATAAACTGATGTTTTTAAGTGATGTGCCGGGGATCTTCCTCGATCGAAAGGATCCTTCGACGTTGCAATCTCACCTGACGGCAGCACGCTGCCGGGAACTGATTGCCGACGGTACGATCGATGCAGGAATGGTTCCCAAGGTCGAGGCGGCTTTGGAAGCTCTGGCTGCGGGAGTGAAGAAGGTACACATCATCGATGCGAGAATTCCCCATTCAGTGCTTCTGGAAATTTATTCGAATCGGGGGATTGGAACCGAGATCGTCCCGTAA
- the ispE gene encoding 4-(cytidine 5'-diphospho)-2-C-methyl-D-erythritol kinase — protein sequence MHLQQSENRLIVQAPAKLNLSLRILARRPDGFHEIETVMVSIQHYDTLSFAPSSQVDISFRFEDLTYHSLAAATHSSTVETAVVPQDHTNLVVRAALLLKEYANVNYGAEILLQKRIPAAAGLAGGSSDAAATLAALNQLWNLRLNLQELSQLASRLGSDIPFFLCGKPIAVCRGRGEIIEPVELQEKLWFVVAKPQAGLSTALVYRHCQPTQDSPSIAPLLSNLANGDQISAAHALHNGLQAAAVELCPAIRQLESTFANLDVIAHQMSGSGTAYFGWCRSETAAQTAAQQLTHLGLAQVFVACSGL from the coding sequence TTGCATTTACAACAATCTGAAAACCGTCTGATTGTTCAGGCACCCGCCAAGCTCAACCTCTCTCTGCGGATTCTCGCGCGTCGTCCTGATGGTTTTCACGAGATCGAGACGGTCATGGTTTCCATCCAGCATTACGACACGCTCTCCTTCGCCCCCTCTTCCCAAGTTGACATTTCCTTTCGATTCGAGGACTTGACGTACCATTCATTAGCAGCAGCAACACACTCTTCGACAGTTGAAACGGCTGTTGTCCCTCAGGATCACACCAATCTGGTTGTTCGTGCGGCACTCCTGCTGAAGGAATATGCAAACGTTAACTACGGAGCCGAGATCCTCCTGCAGAAAAGAATTCCGGCTGCCGCCGGTCTGGCGGGTGGTTCCAGTGATGCAGCTGCAACCCTGGCAGCCCTCAATCAGTTATGGAATCTTCGGTTAAATTTACAGGAACTTTCTCAGCTCGCGTCACGGTTAGGAAGTGACATTCCCTTCTTCCTTTGCGGCAAACCGATAGCAGTCTGCCGCGGACGTGGTGAGATCATTGAGCCTGTCGAGCTTCAGGAAAAGCTGTGGTTTGTTGTGGCAAAACCACAAGCCGGACTCTCGACAGCACTCGTCTATCGACATTGCCAACCCACCCAGGATTCGCCCTCAATTGCTCCCCTGCTCAGCAACCTGGCGAATGGAGATCAAATCAGCGCGGCACATGCTTTGCATAATGGACTTCAAGCAGCAGCAGTCGAGCTCTGCCCTGCAATTCGTCAGCTCGAGTCCACTTTTGCAAACCTTGATGTGATTGCCCATCAAATGAGCGGAAGCGGGACTGCTTACTTCGGTTGGTGCAGAAGCGAAACGGCAGCTCAAACTGCAGCCCAGCAACTCACTCACCTGGGACTGGCACAGGTCTTCGTGGCTTGCTCCGGATTATAA
- the argF gene encoding ornithine carbamoyltransferase, with the protein MRHLNALVDLSTTDIEEIFALAKRMKTGVAKGIRPQLMPGRVLTQIFEKPSLRTRLSFDAAMMQLGGSSIFLSAKDAGIGGREAVQDVARVIGGYSDVIALRTFSQQLIDDFVQYAGVPVINGLSDDRHPCQALTDLFTMQEVFGSIAGKKFVFVGDGNNVATSLATCCSMLGVEFVLCAPEEYRLGADFLDRVKSYLPKIHITETSNFAEALKDAAVIYTDVWTSMGQEAEAEARQQVFQPFQVNENLLKLAPASARFMHCLPAKRGKEVTDEIIDGPQSIVFQQAENRMHLAKALILWVLEVNA; encoded by the coding sequence ATGCGACATTTGAACGCGCTGGTGGATCTTTCCACCACAGATATTGAAGAGATTTTTGCGCTGGCGAAGCGAATGAAAACTGGTGTGGCGAAGGGGATTCGTCCGCAGTTGATGCCTGGGCGTGTGCTGACCCAGATCTTCGAAAAACCTTCGTTGCGGACCCGGTTGAGTTTTGATGCTGCCATGATGCAACTGGGTGGGAGCAGTATCTTTCTCTCTGCCAAAGATGCCGGGATTGGTGGACGGGAAGCTGTGCAGGATGTCGCCCGTGTCATTGGTGGCTACAGCGATGTGATCGCGCTCAGAACATTTTCCCAGCAACTGATTGACGACTTCGTCCAGTATGCGGGGGTGCCGGTGATCAATGGGTTGTCGGATGATCGACATCCATGCCAGGCACTGACAGATCTATTTACCATGCAGGAAGTCTTCGGCTCGATCGCGGGAAAGAAGTTTGTATTTGTCGGTGATGGTAATAACGTGGCGACATCACTGGCGACGTGCTGTTCGATGCTGGGTGTCGAGTTTGTGCTGTGTGCTCCGGAAGAATACCGCTTGGGAGCAGATTTCCTCGACCGCGTGAAATCTTACTTGCCCAAGATTCACATTACGGAGACATCGAACTTTGCCGAAGCTCTCAAAGATGCGGCGGTGATTTACACCGATGTCTGGACCAGTATGGGACAGGAAGCGGAGGCGGAAGCCCGGCAGCAAGTTTTCCAGCCATTCCAGGTCAATGAGAATCTGCTGAAGCTGGCTCCTGCTTCAGCCCGGTTTATGCACTGCCTGCCAGCCAAGCGGGGGAAAGAAGTGACCGATGAGATCATTGACGGGCCACAGAGCATCGTCTTTCAACAGGCTGAAAATCGCATGCATCTGGCGAAGGCGTTGATTTTGTGGGTGCTGGAAGTCAATGCGTAA
- a CDS encoding S1C family serine protease, with protein sequence MRTLIANRPQILRLRRAFWVMSLAVVFVSSSLPLVSAGEVIELRTGQKLEGDVLKEQDGALYLDIGVDIVKIPLNQIRRREVIKAEGAASVNTPLPGQTKKLYQTAELPRASIKDLSQKYGEGVVLVQTPGGLGSGFIINDRGFCVTNCHVIEKETRIAVTIFHQAAGGEFARRRIDNVRIVALNPFFDLALLEIPKQDDLKFKPVYLTEADDEREGDEVFAIGNPLGLERSVSQGIVSTRNRNVKGLVYIQTTADINPGNSGGPLFNSRGEVVGVTNMKLLFAEGLGFAIPAAYLKLFLDHHEAYAYDANNPNTGYRFLDPPRRRVAGPPPEKAAETP encoded by the coding sequence ATGCGGACTTTGATTGCGAATCGCCCACAAATCCTGCGGCTGAGGCGAGCCTTCTGGGTAATGAGTCTGGCGGTTGTCTTCGTGTCGAGTTCATTGCCACTGGTCAGCGCCGGTGAGGTGATTGAACTGCGGACGGGACAGAAGCTCGAAGGGGATGTTCTGAAAGAACAGGATGGAGCGCTCTATTTGGATATTGGCGTTGATATCGTCAAGATTCCGCTGAATCAGATCCGCCGGCGGGAAGTGATCAAGGCAGAAGGAGCGGCTTCGGTCAATACGCCGCTTCCTGGGCAGACGAAAAAGCTGTATCAGACCGCCGAATTGCCCCGTGCGAGCATTAAGGATCTGTCCCAAAAATATGGCGAAGGTGTCGTGCTGGTTCAGACGCCGGGAGGATTGGGTTCGGGCTTTATCATTAATGACCGTGGCTTTTGTGTGACGAACTGCCATGTCATCGAAAAAGAGACGCGTATTGCGGTCACGATTTTTCATCAGGCAGCTGGTGGGGAATTTGCGAGGCGTCGGATCGATAACGTGCGGATTGTGGCCCTCAACCCGTTTTTTGATCTGGCCCTGTTGGAGATCCCTAAGCAGGACGATTTGAAGTTTAAGCCGGTCTATCTCACTGAAGCTGATGATGAGCGTGAAGGAGATGAAGTGTTTGCCATTGGAAATCCCCTCGGGCTGGAACGCTCTGTTTCGCAGGGGATTGTGAGTACGCGTAACCGCAATGTCAAAGGCCTGGTCTATATTCAGACGACAGCAGATATTAATCCTGGCAATAGTGGTGGGCCACTTTTTAATAGCCGGGGTGAAGTGGTCGGTGTGACCAATATGAAGCTGTTGTTTGCTGAAGGGCTCGGATTTGCCATTCCTGCCGCTTATTTGAAGCTGTTTCTGGATCATCATGAGGCTTATGCCTACGACGCGAACAATCCGAATACGGGATATCGATTTCTGGATCCTCCGCGCCGGCGGGTGGCAGGCCCACCTCCCGAGAAAGCTGCGGAAACCCCTTAA
- a CDS encoding DegT/DnrJ/EryC1/StrS family aminotransferase, whose amino-acid sequence MPAILGGNPFWPRGAPARLMPRNEIADEMARSLQGDQWAVYEGGEHAGLREDLAQRFPGRRPILTSSGTVAIELALRAAGVGPGDEVLLAAYDFEANFKNVLAVGAFPVLVDVVPECWTIDPLGLDAADSPRVTALIASHLHGQTPDWLRLRDWCQAREVVLIEDACQSPARYALRELLGAEINGESALENFVGEQPVGEIVAFSFGGSKPISAGRGGALLLSTERQEARLRLYTQRGNEAYPLSELQALVVRPQWKFLAAHDRYRGQQAMTIEMAWDELRGQRHVTSDRHNERSLVSLYKLGLWYEPEFWGGLSRGRLVAAAQAEGLPLAEGYSALHETHSSKRYRCAGDLVHASAAGRNVLQLHHTALSGSEQTTREVVAILLKLKEHADQLQSD is encoded by the coding sequence GTGCCTGCGATTCTCGGTGGAAATCCGTTCTGGCCTCGTGGGGCTCCTGCTCGTTTAATGCCGCGAAATGAGATTGCTGATGAAATGGCCCGCTCGTTGCAAGGCGATCAATGGGCAGTCTATGAAGGGGGCGAGCATGCGGGTTTGCGTGAGGATCTGGCTCAGAGATTTCCCGGTCGCAGACCCATACTGACATCCAGCGGTACCGTGGCCATAGAACTGGCCTTGCGAGCGGCGGGCGTGGGGCCGGGTGATGAAGTTCTGCTGGCAGCTTATGACTTCGAGGCGAATTTCAAGAATGTCCTGGCTGTGGGTGCGTTCCCAGTGCTGGTCGATGTGGTACCAGAATGCTGGACGATCGATCCACTGGGGTTAGATGCCGCTGATTCGCCACGAGTGACAGCATTGATTGCCAGCCATCTGCATGGGCAGACGCCGGATTGGTTACGATTACGAGATTGGTGCCAGGCTCGTGAAGTGGTGCTGATTGAAGATGCCTGCCAGTCACCAGCACGCTATGCACTCCGAGAGCTATTGGGTGCCGAAATCAATGGCGAGTCTGCTCTTGAAAATTTTGTCGGTGAGCAGCCTGTGGGAGAGATTGTGGCGTTCAGTTTCGGTGGGAGTAAGCCGATCAGTGCGGGTCGCGGCGGGGCACTGCTGCTTTCGACTGAGCGGCAGGAAGCAAGGCTCAGGCTTTACACTCAACGCGGGAATGAGGCTTATCCGCTTTCAGAGTTGCAGGCGCTGGTTGTCAGGCCGCAATGGAAGTTTCTGGCCGCTCACGATCGGTATCGCGGGCAACAGGCAATGACCATCGAAATGGCCTGGGATGAGTTGCGCGGTCAAAGGCATGTCACTAGTGATCGGCACAATGAACGGTCATTGGTTTCGTTGTACAAACTGGGATTGTGGTATGAGCCCGAATTCTGGGGGGGCTTGAGCAGGGGACGGTTGGTGGCAGCTGCGCAGGCTGAAGGATTACCACTGGCTGAAGGGTACTCTGCACTGCATGAAACCCATTCATCGAAGCGATATCGTTGTGCAGGCGATCTGGTGCATGCCAGTGCCGCAGGGAGAAATGTGCTGCAACTGCATCATACGGCCCTTTCCGGCAGTGAGCAGACGACGCGTGAAGTCGTAGCGATTCTGCTGAAGCTCAAAGAACATGCCGATCAGTTGCAAAGTGATTAA
- a CDS encoding aspartate aminotransferase family protein: protein MHAMATQSSQETISKFDKYVVSNYRRYPVCIVQGEGSYVWDAEGRRYLDLFPGWGCNVLGHSPPAVVRALQEQAEKLIHVPNSWYTEAQGEFAEMLCTRSFGKAFFCNSGAEANEAAIKIARAAKAGAGRYRIISFENGFHGRTFGALTATAQPKYHEGFHPLLPGFRYAPYNNLDAVKQLIDQETAAIMLEPVQGEGGVNIASTEFLQGLRALCDAEGILLIFDEVQSGSGRTGEWFGYQHSGVEPDIMSLAKGLAAGVAAGAVICRDEVAACLKPGMHGSTFGGNPLAMAAGIATFRTIEEEGLLDNAKEMGEKFRERFAQIAEELPIVQEIRIRGMMIGMELKISAIPAVAKCMERGVLINATHDTVIRLLPPLNITPEQVDEGCDALLEVLRVMAQQVS, encoded by the coding sequence ATGCACGCAATGGCCACCCAGTCGAGTCAGGAAACAATATCCAAGTTCGACAAATATGTCGTGTCGAACTATCGCCGCTATCCGGTCTGCATTGTGCAGGGGGAAGGCTCGTACGTCTGGGATGCTGAGGGGCGCCGCTATCTCGATCTGTTCCCCGGTTGGGGCTGCAATGTTCTGGGGCATTCGCCTCCTGCGGTGGTGCGTGCCTTGCAGGAGCAAGCCGAAAAACTGATTCATGTGCCGAACTCGTGGTACACCGAGGCTCAAGGCGAGTTTGCCGAGATGCTGTGCACTCGCAGCTTCGGTAAAGCGTTTTTCTGTAACAGCGGTGCCGAAGCGAATGAAGCTGCCATCAAGATCGCGCGGGCGGCCAAAGCAGGGGCTGGCAGGTATCGGATTATCTCGTTTGAGAATGGATTCCACGGCCGCACATTTGGGGCCTTGACGGCGACCGCCCAGCCGAAATACCACGAGGGATTTCATCCGTTACTCCCCGGTTTCCGCTACGCACCGTACAACAACCTGGATGCGGTGAAGCAGTTGATCGATCAGGAAACTGCTGCGATTATGCTGGAGCCGGTTCAAGGCGAAGGGGGCGTAAATATTGCGTCGACCGAGTTCCTGCAGGGTTTGCGAGCCCTGTGCGATGCCGAAGGGATTCTGCTGATCTTCGACGAAGTTCAATCGGGATCCGGGCGAACTGGCGAGTGGTTCGGCTATCAGCACTCAGGTGTTGAACCCGATATCATGTCTCTGGCGAAAGGTCTCGCAGCGGGTGTGGCGGCGGGGGCTGTGATCTGCCGCGACGAAGTGGCAGCCTGTCTGAAACCAGGGATGCACGGAAGTACATTTGGAGGAAACCCTTTGGCGATGGCGGCAGGAATCGCCACGTTTCGGACGATTGAAGAGGAAGGGTTGCTGGACAACGCGAAGGAAATGGGCGAAAAGTTCCGTGAGAGATTTGCGCAGATTGCGGAAGAATTGCCGATTGTGCAGGAGATCCGCATTCGAGGCATGATGATCGGCATGGAATTGAAGATTTCGGCAATTCCTGCCGTGGCAAAGTGTATGGAACGTGGCGTTTTGATCAACGCGACGCACGATACCGTGATTCGATTGCTGCCTCCGCTCAACATCACTCCTGAACAGGTCGATGAAGGATGTGACGCGTTGCTGGAAGTCTTGCGAGTGATGGCTCAGCAGGTGTCGTAA
- a CDS encoding ABC transporter ATP-binding protein — MREWSRLARYVRPYWKLLAFAISFGGVVALLWGGALLLTYPVIKVFLEGEHLGSYIQNEIETSSRKLDESRNELHQLLIRHGMALEPEVGPAAISLQASHPSTVKTLPLSATREQARLQKEIDTWARRLYLMTWLNQRVVPWLPDDPFRLLLGLMGILVAATFLKGAATVIQDLYVGKVAELTVMDLRKDLYRHLLKSDPLEVAATGTPRYMATFMNDAQQLTQGLMLAGGEVIREPLKAMTCLSAALMINFRLTFVLLLFVPIAGTMFYLLSRRLKRAMHRTLDAMSRIYQQLEETFSLSRIVIAFGTQRDHRARFRRENRAYFRKALQIVRIDALSSPVAENLGMMAVMAVLIPAGYLVLEGQTFIGPIQFTETPMNFTDLSVLYTLMAGTLDPIRKFSRYVTRIRQTGTAAERIFKALDQQPSIIPPANPVPLPRHAEAIRFEGITFTYPQAEGENRRPVLINLDLTIHAGEAVAIVGTNGSGKSTLVNLLPRFADPQKGRILIDGIDLRDVKPRDLRDQIAIMSQETMLFDDSIAGNIRSGASTEQESPSREAIESAAARSSVLEFANKLPNGLETGLGSGGRELSGGQRQRIALARAMLRDPSILILDEPTSAIDAHSEQAIQKALAEFTKGRTTLLITHAMSPSLLSFISRIVVLDQGRLIADGQHHELLATCPIYQRLFHSEPLQAAA; from the coding sequence GTGCGGGAATGGAGTCGCCTCGCGAGGTACGTCAGGCCCTATTGGAAGCTGCTGGCATTTGCCATCAGCTTCGGAGGCGTTGTTGCGCTTCTCTGGGGTGGCGCGCTCCTGCTGACATATCCCGTCATCAAAGTTTTCCTCGAAGGCGAACATCTCGGCTCTTACATCCAGAACGAGATTGAAACCTCTTCCAGAAAGCTCGACGAATCACGAAACGAGCTCCATCAACTTCTCATTCGCCATGGAATGGCTCTCGAACCAGAGGTCGGCCCTGCTGCGATCTCCTTACAAGCCTCTCATCCATCGACAGTAAAAACTTTGCCTCTCAGCGCCACACGCGAGCAGGCCAGACTCCAGAAAGAGATCGATACCTGGGCGCGCAGGCTCTACCTCATGACGTGGCTTAACCAGCGCGTTGTCCCCTGGCTGCCGGATGATCCCTTCCGACTGCTCCTGGGACTCATGGGAATTCTTGTGGCAGCAACATTCCTCAAAGGAGCTGCAACGGTCATACAGGATCTCTATGTCGGTAAAGTGGCCGAACTGACTGTCATGGATCTGAGAAAAGACCTCTATCGCCATCTGTTGAAATCAGATCCTCTCGAAGTCGCTGCCACTGGGACTCCCCGGTACATGGCAACGTTCATGAATGACGCTCAGCAATTGACACAAGGGCTGATGCTCGCTGGCGGCGAAGTCATTCGCGAACCTCTTAAGGCCATGACCTGCCTGAGTGCCGCACTGATGATCAACTTTCGCCTCACGTTCGTCCTGCTGCTGTTCGTACCAATTGCCGGCACGATGTTCTACCTGCTCAGCCGCAGGCTCAAACGAGCGATGCATCGCACACTCGATGCCATGTCCCGCATTTATCAGCAACTGGAAGAAACCTTTTCGCTCTCTCGAATCGTGATTGCCTTTGGAACACAGCGCGATCACCGGGCCCGCTTTCGACGCGAGAATCGCGCGTATTTCCGCAAAGCGCTACAAATCGTCAGGATCGATGCACTCAGCAGCCCTGTCGCTGAAAACCTCGGAATGATGGCGGTGATGGCCGTTCTCATTCCGGCAGGTTATCTCGTGCTTGAAGGCCAGACATTCATTGGCCCGATCCAGTTCACTGAAACCCCCATGAACTTCACCGATCTTTCCGTGCTCTACACACTCATGGCGGGAACTCTTGACCCTATCCGCAAGTTCTCGCGATACGTCACGCGTATCCGCCAGACGGGAACGGCCGCCGAACGGATTTTCAAAGCCCTCGATCAGCAACCCTCGATCATACCACCTGCGAATCCAGTCCCTCTTCCGAGGCATGCCGAAGCAATTCGATTTGAGGGCATTACATTTACTTATCCGCAGGCCGAAGGTGAGAACCGCCGACCGGTGCTCATCAATCTCGATCTGACGATCCATGCCGGAGAGGCTGTCGCGATTGTCGGCACCAATGGCTCTGGAAAATCGACACTGGTCAATCTGTTGCCTCGCTTCGCTGACCCTCAAAAAGGCCGTATCCTGATTGATGGCATCGATCTCCGCGATGTCAAACCTCGCGATTTGAGAGATCAGATCGCCATTATGTCTCAGGAAACCATGCTCTTCGATGATTCGATTGCCGGGAATATTCGCAGCGGTGCCTCCACAGAACAGGAGTCTCCCTCGCGTGAAGCGATTGAATCAGCGGCCGCCCGAAGTTCCGTTCTCGAATTCGCCAACAAACTTCCCAATGGCCTGGAAACAGGCCTCGGTTCTGGCGGCCGGGAGCTCTCTGGCGGTCAGCGTCAGCGGATCGCATTGGCCAGAGCCATGCTTCGCGACCCTTCCATCCTGATTCTCGACGAGCCGACATCTGCGATTGATGCTCACAGCGAACAGGCCATTCAGAAAGCTCTGGCTGAATTCACGAAAGGCCGCACCACCTTACTGATTACGCATGCGATGTCGCCTTCGTTACTCAGCTTCATCAGCCGGATTGTGGTGCTCGATCAAGGCCGCTTGATTGCCGATGGCCAGCATCACGAATTGCTCGCTACCTGCCCCATTTACCAGCGACTCTTCCACAGCGAGCCACTGCAAGCCGCTGCTTAA
- a CDS encoding cytochrome c, translating into MQQSSSPSDFSLSLKSYASFTSGVIIASTVLAAFTGCGSKAPAPQEASQVPAQPAGQVATPAATPAGEPKLEEGGGKTASARKWLGDIPYDVWFDDPLAIAANSQSIGAANPAPAMANNTAAPAVTPAAPAAESPTAAAGGSVDWKQTISSDELQDEMKRIRNRLTQQLQSAGTYSGNYKDIQADGAVIAALGAIVERHPDDLSWKANAKFVRELGGQLRESSKALGKEGFDKTTAVFEKLTSVLSGSVPPDVGNAEEKKTFAESASRAGVMVRMQKAFDWLKSNITTEGKLKSEQETVQHETIVLLALSVVAADSTYDSGEEDDYKKHAQNMINASRDAASAAKEMDFGKFQQALDKVNKTCSDCHNDYRFADS; encoded by the coding sequence ATGCAGCAGTCATCAAGTCCGTCGGATTTTTCCCTCAGTCTGAAGAGTTACGCCTCGTTCACCTCCGGGGTTATAATTGCCAGCACCGTGCTGGCAGCTTTCACCGGCTGTGGTTCGAAAGCACCGGCTCCACAAGAAGCGAGTCAGGTTCCTGCTCAGCCTGCTGGACAAGTTGCGACCCCGGCAGCCACTCCTGCCGGCGAGCCTAAGCTCGAAGAGGGTGGAGGAAAGACAGCATCAGCCAGAAAATGGCTGGGCGATATTCCTTATGACGTCTGGTTTGATGATCCGCTGGCAATCGCAGCGAATAGCCAGAGCATTGGTGCAGCGAATCCTGCTCCGGCGATGGCGAATAACACGGCAGCCCCTGCGGTCACTCCAGCAGCACCCGCCGCCGAATCGCCAACGGCCGCTGCTGGGGGCAGTGTCGATTGGAAGCAGACCATCAGTTCGGATGAGCTTCAGGATGAAATGAAACGCATCCGGAACCGACTGACACAACAATTGCAGTCGGCTGGCACCTATTCGGGGAATTATAAGGATATTCAGGCAGATGGGGCCGTGATTGCAGCACTGGGGGCGATTGTCGAGCGGCACCCCGATGATCTGTCATGGAAGGCCAACGCCAAGTTTGTCCGTGAACTGGGCGGGCAGTTGCGGGAATCTTCCAAGGCACTGGGTAAAGAAGGTTTTGACAAAACAACGGCTGTGTTTGAAAAACTGACATCTGTCCTTTCGGGAAGTGTTCCGCCCGACGTAGGGAACGCAGAAGAGAAGAAGACTTTTGCCGAATCGGCCAGCCGCGCGGGAGTCATGGTGCGCATGCAGAAGGCGTTTGACTGGCTCAAAAGCAACATTACAACTGAGGGTAAACTCAAATCCGAGCAGGAGACGGTGCAGCATGAAACCATCGTTTTGCTGGCACTGTCGGTTGTGGCTGCGGACTCGACTTACGATTCAGGCGAAGAAGATGACTATAAAAAGCATGCCCAGAATATGATTAATGCCTCCAGAGATGCAGCGAGTGCTGCCAAGGAAATGGATTTTGGTAAGTTCCAGCAGGCCCTCGACAAGGTGAACAAGACCTGTTCGGATTGCCATAATGATTATCGTTTTGCGGATTCGTGA
- a CDS encoding DUF721 domain-containing protein, producing MTSFPALAEDLSQLNESVTSSSRTRLSSRNPMTDDPPPRQLGDVLAQLMQLRGYSQIQEDDRLRSAWKQVVPTAYSTLTRPAKISRGVLQVYVSHPAALSELSAFHQKPIVENLQKILPELKLKDIKFRLG from the coding sequence TTGACTAGCTTTCCAGCTCTGGCTGAAGATCTCTCGCAGTTGAACGAGTCAGTCACTTCTTCCAGCCGCACCCGATTGTCGAGCAGAAATCCCATGACCGACGATCCTCCACCAAGACAACTGGGCGATGTCCTCGCACAACTGATGCAATTGCGCGGATATTCACAAATCCAGGAAGATGATCGGCTCCGTTCTGCCTGGAAACAAGTGGTTCCCACAGCCTATTCGACTCTCACCAGACCCGCCAAGATCTCACGTGGTGTCCTGCAGGTTTACGTCTCTCACCCGGCAGCTCTCAGTGAACTTTCAGCCTTTCACCAGAAACCCATCGTCGAAAATCTGCAGAAAATACTCCCAGAGCTCAAACTCAAAGACATCAAATTCCGTCTGGGATAA